Proteins encoded in a region of the Podarcis muralis chromosome 2, rPodMur119.hap1.1, whole genome shotgun sequence genome:
- the LOC144326638 gene encoding uncharacterized protein LOC144326638 — protein sequence MECGKREHKQFESMECGKSFTGSAKLRKHQWTHTGEKPFKCLECGKSFTESGHLRIHQRSHTGEKPFKCMECGKSFSQSGHLRIHQRSHTGEKPFKCMECGKSFTESGHLRIHQRSHTGEKPFKCMECGKSFSQSGHLRIHQRSHTGEKPFKCMECGKRFSRSGHLRIHQRSHTGEKPFKCMECGKSFSRSGDLRIHQRSHTGEKPFKCMECGKSFSGSGPLRIHQRRHTGEKPFKCMDCGKSFSQSGDLRIHQRRHTGEKPFKCMECGKSFSGSGPLRIHQRSHTGEKPFKCMECGKSFSGSGHLRIHERSHTGEKPFKCMECGKSFSASGYLRIHQRSHTGEKPFKCMECGKSFSGSGHLRIHQRSHTGEKSFKCMDCGKSFSRSAHLRIHQRSHTGEKSFKCMECGKSFSWSGHLRIHQRSHTGEKPFKCMECGKSFSQSGHLRIHQRSHSGEKPFKCMECGKSFTESGHLRIHQRSHTGEKPFKCMECGKSFSQSGHLRIHQRSHTGEKPFKCMECGKRFSRSGHLRIHQRSHTGEKPFKCMECGKSFSRSGDLRIHQRSHTGEKPFKCMECGKSFSGSGPLRIHQRRHTGEKPFKCMDCGKSFSQSGDLRIHQRRHTGEKPFKCMECGKSFSGSGPLRIHQRSHTGEKPFKCMECGKSFSGSGHLRIHERSHTGEKPFKCMECGKSFSASGYLRIHQRSHTGEKPFKCMECGKSFSGSGHLRIHQRSHTGEKPFILLQRSRHGAVDPNYKKENST from the exons atggagtgtggaaagagagaacataaacaatttgaaagtatggagtgtggaaagagcttcactggcaGTGCAaaacttagaaaacatcaatggactcacacaggggagaaaccatttaaatgcttggagtgtggaaagagcttcactgagagtggacaccttagaattcatcaacggagtcacacaggggagaaaccatttaaatgcatggagtgtggaaagagcttcagtcagagtggacaccttagaattcatcaacggagtcacacgggggagaaaccatttaaatgcatggagtgtggaaagagcttcactgagagtggacaccttagaattcatcaacggagtcacacgggggagaaaccatttaaatgcatggagtgtggaaagagcttcagtcagagtggacaccttagaattcatcaacggagtcacacgggggagaaaccttttaaatgtatggagtgtggaaagaggttcagtcggagtggacaccttagaattcatcaacggagtcacacgggggagaaaccatttaaatgcatggagtgtggaaagagcttcagtcggagtggagaccttagaattcatcaacggagtcacacaggggagaaaccatttaaatgcatggagtgtggaaagagcttcagtgggagtggaccccttagaattcatcaacggaggcacactggggagaagccatttaaatgcatggactgtggaaagagcttcagtcagagtggagaccttagaattcatcaacggagacacactggggagaaaccatttaaatgcatggagtgtggaaagagcttcagtgggagtggaccccttagaattcatcaacggagtcacacaggggagaaaccatttaaatgcatggaatgtggaaagagcttcagtgggagtggacaccttagaattcatgaacggagtcacacaggggagaaaccatttaaatgcatggagtgtggaaagagcttcagtgcgagtggataccttagaattcatcaacggagtcacacaggggagaaaccatttaaatgcatggagtgtggaaagagcttcagtgggagtggacaccttagaattcatcaacggagtcacacaggggagaaatcatttaaatgcatggactgtggaaagagcttcagtcgaagtgcacaccttagaattcatcaacggagtcacacaggggagaaatcatttaaatgtatggagtgtggaaagagcttca GCTGG agtggacaccttagaattcatcaacggagtcacacaggggagaaaccatttaaatgcatggagtgtggaaagagcttcagtcagagtggacaccttagaattcatcaacggagtcatagtggggagaaaccatttaaatgcatggagtgtggaaagagcttcactgagagtggacaccttagaattcatcaacggagtcacacgggggagaaaccatttaaatgcatggagtgtggaaagagcttcagtcagagtggacaccttagaattcatcaacggagtcacacgggggagaaaccttttaaatgtatggagtgtggaaagaggttcagtcggagtggacaccttagaattcatcaacggagtcacacgggggagaaaccatttaaatgcatggagtgtggaaagagcttcagtcggagtggagaccttagaattcatcaacggagtcacacaggggagaaaccatttaaatgcatggagtgtggaaagagcttcagtgggagtggaccccttagaattcatcaacggaggcacactggggagaagccatttaaatgcatggactgtggaaagagcttcagtcagagtggagaccttagaattcatcaacggagacacactggggagaaaccatttaaatgcatggagtgtggaaagagcttcagtgggagtggaccccttagaattcatcaacggagtcacacaggggagaaaccatttaaatgcatggaatgtggaaagagcttcagtgggagtggacaccttagaattcatgaacggagtcacacaggggagaaaccatttaaatgcatggagtgtggaaagagcttcagtgcgagtggataccttagaattcatcaacggagtcacacaggggagaaaccatttaaatgcatggagtgtggaaagagcttcagtgggagtgggcaccttagaattcatcaacggagtcacacaggggagaaaccatttattCTGCTCCaaagaagcagacacggagcagtggatccaaactacaagaaagaaaattccacctaa